In one window of Photorhabdus laumondii subsp. laumondii DNA:
- a CDS encoding Tm-1-like ATP-binding domain-containing protein produces MTRFVVVVGTADTKLDERVWLKCCLHLAGVDSIIIDVSTSIPGKNHQNKKIDIHSLQVAEYHPAGADTVFCGVQNKAITAMSVALTNFLNSSIDDIAGMIGIGGSGGTALIMPAMQSLPIGLPKIMVSTMASGNVSAYVRASDIAMLYTVTDLNGLNRISRSVLSNAANMIAGSVNYFTPLADIHKPALGLTMFGMTTPCINQINIKDYLAVVWIIACELSLIVEPKLIRNKVWKQAERTF; encoded by the coding sequence ATGACGCGATTTGTGGTTGTCGTTGGCACAGCAGACACAAAACTGGACGAGCGGGTCTGGTTGAAATGTTGTTTACACCTCGCAGGAGTTGATTCAATCATCATTGATGTGTCTACATCAATTCCTGGGAAAAATCATCAGAATAAAAAGATAGATATTCATTCACTTCAGGTGGCTGAGTATCATCCCGCCGGCGCTGACACCGTTTTTTGTGGCGTGCAAAATAAAGCGATAACCGCGATGTCTGTCGCCCTCACGAATTTCCTGAACAGTTCAATCGACGATATCGCGGGGATGATTGGTATCGGCGGTTCAGGCGGAACAGCGCTGATTATGCCGGCTATGCAAAGCCTGCCGATCGGGTTGCCTAAAATCATGGTATCAACGATGGCGTCAGGGAATGTCTCGGCCTACGTCAGGGCCAGCGATATTGCCATGCTTTATACGGTAACCGATCTCAACGGACTCAACCGTATTTCCCGTTCAGTCTTGTCTAATGCTGCAAATATGATAGCGGGCTCTGTCAATTATTTTACGCCATTGGCTGATATTCATAAACCCGCTTTAGGGTTGACGATGTTTGGTATGACGACTCCGTGCATTAATCAGATTAACATTAAAGATTATTTGGCTGTTGTTTGGATTATTGCCTGTGAGTTAAGTTTGATTGTTGAACCTAAATTAATAAGAAATAAAGTGTGGAAACAAGCTGAACGCACTTTTTAA
- a CDS encoding TauD/TfdA dioxygenase family protein, which produces MSDKIEYTIRKLTPYFCAEIRDIKLNQPLNKDIIKTIESDLEEHEVLVFPDQDITSEDLMRIGRYFGQLTVHPFAENSEKNPELIVFDYKSGNPPVLTDRWHSDETYKLCPPMATMLYSRIVPEIGGDTCFSSMTTAYDFLSIKTQDFIRGLEAIHDFSSYKYLFPDTEEGKKLLQKKELEYPPIAHPVVRIHPKTRKKTLFVNPNYTRYIKNMDQRDSDALLAQLFNTTSVLEYQYRHHWKPNMLVMWDNRSVQHAAVHDYYPNRRYMERVTIGGDQPISESEPASPEQLRKFKVPAYNHDDSRRAKRQFEIES; this is translated from the coding sequence ATGAGTGATAAAATTGAATATACCATACGTAAACTAACTCCATACTTTTGTGCAGAAATACGTGATATCAAACTAAATCAGCCATTAAATAAAGATATAATAAAAACCATTGAATCAGATCTTGAAGAGCATGAAGTATTGGTATTTCCAGATCAAGATATCACATCAGAAGATTTAATGCGTATAGGGAGATATTTTGGCCAGTTAACTGTACATCCTTTTGCAGAGAACAGTGAAAAAAATCCAGAGTTAATAGTATTTGATTATAAGAGTGGTAATCCACCTGTATTAACCGATCGCTGGCATTCGGATGAAACATATAAACTTTGCCCCCCTATGGCTACAATGCTCTATTCAAGAATTGTTCCTGAAATAGGTGGTGATACTTGTTTTAGCAGTATGACAACTGCTTATGATTTTCTTTCAATAAAAACTCAAGATTTCATTCGAGGATTGGAAGCTATACATGACTTTTCATCGTATAAATATCTTTTTCCAGACACAGAAGAAGGTAAAAAATTATTGCAAAAGAAAGAGTTGGAATATCCTCCAATCGCCCATCCAGTTGTTCGAATTCATCCAAAAACGAGAAAGAAAACCCTATTTGTTAACCCAAATTACACTCGTTATATAAAAAATATGGATCAACGAGATAGTGATGCACTACTGGCACAATTATTTAATACAACATCAGTACTTGAATATCAATATAGGCACCATTGGAAACCAAACATGTTAGTAATGTGGGATAATCGCTCTGTACAGCATGCTGCTGTTCATGATTACTATCCAAATCGCCGATATATGGAGCGGGTGACTATTGGAGGTGATCAACCAATTAGTGAGTCGGAACCTGCAAGCCCTGAACAATTGCGTAAATTTAAAGTACCAGCATATAACCATGACGATTCACGCCGTGCTAAACGTCAATTCGAGATTGAAAGTTAG
- a CDS encoding phosphoenolpyruvate hydrolase family protein produces MKKKYNQIIETLKQKVERNETIIGASAGSGLSARCEEAGGADLIIVYNSGRFRMAGRGSLAGLMPYGNANEIVREMGNEILPIVKETPVLAGVCGTDPFCNLSLFLDELKAQGFAGIQNFPTVGLIDGKFRKNLEETGMGYALEVKLIRLAHEKGMMTTPYVFNEKEAEAMAQAGADIIVVHLGLTTGGDISANTSYDLKSCIPIINACASAAKTIRNDIITLCHGGPISEPEDVAYILAHCPNCHGFYGASSMERLPTEQAIKHTIQKFKEINRS; encoded by the coding sequence ATGAAGAAAAAATATAATCAGATTATTGAAACTCTAAAACAAAAAGTCGAACGTAACGAAACTATTATTGGGGCGAGTGCAGGTAGTGGTCTTTCGGCGCGTTGCGAGGAAGCCGGAGGGGCAGACCTCATTATCGTATATAATTCTGGACGCTTCAGAATGGCTGGCAGAGGATCATTGGCCGGATTAATGCCATACGGTAATGCAAATGAAATTGTCAGAGAAATGGGTAATGAAATATTACCGATAGTTAAGGAAACACCTGTATTGGCGGGTGTCTGTGGTACTGATCCATTCTGTAATTTATCTCTTTTCCTGGATGAACTGAAGGCACAAGGTTTTGCTGGTATTCAGAACTTCCCAACGGTAGGACTTATTGATGGAAAGTTCAGAAAAAACCTGGAAGAAACAGGCATGGGCTATGCACTGGAGGTGAAGCTAATCCGCCTGGCGCATGAAAAAGGAATGATGACCACGCCTTATGTTTTCAATGAAAAAGAGGCTGAGGCTATGGCACAAGCAGGTGCTGATATCATCGTCGTACATCTTGGGCTAACCACTGGCGGTGATATTAGTGCTAATACATCATATGATCTGAAATCTTGTATACCAATCATTAACGCTTGTGCTTCGGCAGCTAAAACTATCCGAAATGACATTATTACTTTGTGTCACGGTGGCCCAATTTCGGAACCGGAAGATGTCGCTTATATTTTGGCTCATTGTCCCAATTGTCATGGGTTCTATGGAGCGAGTTCAATGGAGCGTTTGCCAACAGAACAAGCCATCAAACACACTATCCAGAAATTTAAAGAAATTAATCGGAGTTAA
- a CDS encoding helix-turn-helix domain-containing protein produces MITTQNDWHPADIIAALRKRGTTLAALSRESGLSPSTLSNALIRRWPKGERIIADRLGVHPSEIWPSRYFNKNGDPIKLNFRNYLNNSTNDNSRYAIQF; encoded by the coding sequence ATGATAACGACTCAAAATGACTGGCATCCGGCAGATATTATTGCTGCATTGCGTAAACGCGGCACCACACTTGCCGCATTATCAAGGGAATCGGGACTGAGTCCATCGACACTATCTAATGCATTAATACGCCGGTGGCCTAAAGGGGAGAGGATTATTGCGGACAGACTAGGAGTACATCCTTCAGAAATTTGGCCCAGTCGATATTTTAACAAGAATGGGGATCCCATTAAGTTAAATTTTCGAAATTATTTGAATAACAGCACTAATGATAATAGTCGATATGCTATCCAATTCTAA
- the tnpA gene encoding IS66 family insertion sequence element accessory protein TnpA → MSRSRYTPEQKQQHVTQWRHSDLTRKQYCEQHQLSFSSFRDWIADNNKMHQPLSQTLPDVAQ, encoded by the coding sequence ATGAGCCGTAGCCGATATACCCCGGAGCAAAAACAGCAACATGTGACCCAATGGCGCCACAGTGACCTGACCCGAAAACAGTATTGCGAACAGCATCAGCTGAGTTTTTCCTCTTTCCGTGACTGGATTGCCGACAATAACAAAATGCACCAACCTCTCAGCCAGACACTGCCTGATGTGGCACAGTAA
- a CDS encoding helix-turn-helix domain-containing protein, giving the protein MIVEKKDWHSADIIAALKKKGMSLAAVSREAGLASSTLSNALQRPWCKGETIIANTLGQKPDEIWPSRYQKRRKRY; this is encoded by the coding sequence ATTATTGTGGAGAAAAAAGATTGGCATTCGGCAGATATTATCGCTGCGTTAAAAAAGAAAGGAATGTCATTGGCGGCTGTTTCTAGAGAAGCAGGGCTGGCATCGTCAACGTTATCTAATGCCTTGCAAAGACCCTGGTGTAAAGGTGAAACAATTATTGCAAACACACTGGGACAGAAGCCTGATGAAATCTGGCCTTCCCGTTACCAGAAAAGGAGGAAGAGATATTGA
- a CDS encoding IS3 family transposase (programmed frameshift), producing the protein MMKRSFSPEFKLESAQLVLDQNYSVMEAAKAMNVSKSALGSWVRQLRQERQGKSSKAMPITPEQIEIRELKKKLQRIEMENEVLKKASGTLDVGLLEQFSLIEQFRVHYPVAFLCQLFGVYRSSYQAWHHRVKKPDTERIRLKSLVREAFNEGKGSAGARTIAAMVTAKGIPLGRWRAGKLMAELGLVSRQQPKHRYSHQEQEHLDIPNDLDRQFTVTEPNQVWCGDVTYIWTGKCWAYLAVVLDLFARKPIGWAMSFSADSELTKRALEMAFESRRKPQGVMFHRDQGSHYTRKAFRRLLWRYGIKQSLSRRGNCWDNSPMERFFRSLKSEWVPEEGYSDFRKAFRSITNYIQGEPRQSRDFPYVFITFLYPASIRRANGAGAG; encoded by the exons ATGATGAAAAGAAGTTTTAGCCCTGAATTCAAACTGGAATCCGCCCAGTTAGTCCTTGATCAAAATTACAGTGTTATGGAAGCCGCTAAAGCGATGAATGTCAGCAAATCAGCCTTAGGGAGCTGGGTTCGTCAGTTGAGACAGGAGCGGCAAGGTAAATCTTCTAAAGCCATGCCCATCACGCCGGAGCAAATTGAAATACGTGAGCTGAAAAAGAAACTGCAACGTATTGAAATGGAAAATGAAGTATTAAAAAAAGCTTCTG GCACTCTTGATGTCGGACTACTTGAACAGTTCTCGTTAATTGAGCAATTCAGAGTGCATTATCCAGTGGCTTTCCTTTGCCAACTGTTCGGGGTTTATCGTAGCAGCTATCAGGCCTGGCACCATCGAGTGAAAAAGCCCGATACTGAGCGCATCAGGTTAAAAAGTTTAGTCCGGGAAGCGTTTAATGAGGGCAAGGGCTCAGCTGGCGCACGAACGATTGCCGCCATGGTGACCGCCAAAGGCATACCATTAGGCCGATGGCGGGCAGGAAAATTAATGGCTGAACTGGGGCTGGTCAGTCGTCAGCAGCCAAAACACCGCTATTCACATCAGGAACAAGAACATCTTGATATTCCTAACGATCTTGACCGTCAGTTCACGGTCACCGAGCCCAATCAAGTTTGGTGTGGTGATGTGACCTATATCTGGACAGGTAAATGTTGGGCCTATCTGGCCGTCGTGCTTGACCTGTTTGCTCGTAAGCCCATTGGTTGGGCGATGTCTTTCTCTGCCGACTCTGAGTTGACAAAGAGAGCGTTGGAAATGGCGTTTGAATCAAGGAGGAAGCCACAAGGTGTCATGTTTCACCGTGATCAAGGTAGCCACTATACCCGCAAAGCGTTCAGACGGTTATTGTGGCGTTATGGTATCAAACAAAGCCTGAGCCGCCGAGGTAATTGCTGGGATAATAGCCCAATGGAGCGCTTTTTCAGGAGCTTAAAAAGTGAATGGGTTCCTGAAGAAGGATATTCAGATTTTAGAAAAGCCTTTCGCTCAATCACGAATTATATACAGGGGGAACCCCGTCAATCACGAGATTTCCCTTATGTCTTTATTACGTTTTTATATCCGGCATCAATTCGCAGAGCGAATGGGGCTGGCGCTGGATGA
- a CDS encoding TetR/AcrR family transcriptional regulator gives MILFDEENLSPVRRRTLERITHSALKLYREKKFPSPEEIANEAEYAKATLRSYFSTHSDFVEYVVKQVIGSFVIPPMGDDAEENIEKLLRWGYEEIEANEALMRDALRISQLRWQESLSGEDNHKRPVLKKKSNRKETLSTALAPLKGQLKDDTIHKIIMLISVLYGTEAMTILKDTFGLENDDIINLTSWAAKLIIRQAINEELK, from the coding sequence ATGATTCTGTTTGATGAAGAAAATCTGTCGCCAGTCCGGCGTCGTACCCTGGAACGTATCACTCATTCAGCTCTGAAGTTATATCGTGAAAAAAAATTTCCGTCTCCTGAAGAGATTGCTAATGAAGCTGAATATGCGAAGGCCACGTTGCGCAGCTACTTTTCAACCCACAGTGATTTTGTCGAATATGTTGTAAAACAAGTCATTGGATCATTCGTTATCCCCCCTATGGGCGATGATGCAGAGGAAAATATCGAGAAATTATTAAGATGGGGTTATGAAGAAATAGAAGCCAATGAGGCACTGATGAGGGATGCTTTACGCATTTCTCAGTTACGCTGGCAGGAATCTTTATCCGGTGAAGATAACCACAAACGACCTGTTTTGAAGAAAAAAAGTAACCGCAAAGAGACACTTTCTACGGCGTTAGCGCCGCTAAAAGGTCAGCTCAAAGATGACACAATACATAAGATTATTATGTTGATTTCAGTTTTATATGGTACAGAGGCTATGACTATTCTGAAAGACACTTTTGGTTTAGAAAATGATGACATCATCAACTTAACGAGTTGGGCCGCAAAGTTGATTATCCGGCAGGCCATTAATGAGGAACTAAAATAA
- a CDS encoding Tm-1-like ATP-binding domain-containing protein, whose protein sequence is MTRFVVVVGTADTKLDELVWLKCCLHLAGVNSIIIDVSTSIPEKNHQNKKIDIHSLQVAEYHPAGADPVFCGVRNKAITAMSVALTNFLNSSIDDIAGVIGIGGSGGTALITPAMQSLPIGLPKIMVSTMASGNVSAYVRDSDIAMLYTVTDLNGLNRISRSVLSNAANMMAGSVNYFTPLADIHKPALGLTMFGMTTPCINQLTTELNTQYDCLAFHATGNGGTSMEKLAKDGELVCVLDITLTEIADLLFGGVLGCPDTRLDVIAKKNIPWIGSAGALDMVNFGAKDTVPERYSNRLFIEHNSQVTLMRTTPEENYQLGIWIGNKLNKCDGPIRFIIPEGGFSALDCPEQPFYLPASTQAFCHGLKKTIKQTELRKVIKTPFHINSPQFCALVIQQFKEIIGLQGIPHEEKI, encoded by the coding sequence ATGACGCGATTTGTAGTTGTCGTTGGCACAGCAGACACAAAACTGGACGAGCTGGTCTGGTTGAAATGTTGTTTACACCTCGCAGGAGTTAATTCAATTATCATTGATGTGTCTACATCAATTCCTGAGAAAAATCATCAGAATAAAAAGATAGATATTCATTCACTTCAGGTGGCTGAGTATCATCCCGCTGGTGCTGATCCCGTTTTTTGTGGCGTACGGAATAAGGCGATAACAGCAATGTCTGTCGCCCTCACGAATTTCCTGAACAGTTCAATCGACGATATCGCGGGAGTGATTGGTATCGGAGGCTCAGGCGGAACAGCACTGATTACTCCGGCTATGCAAAGCCTGCCGATCGGGTTGCCTAAAATCATGGTATCAACGATGGCATCGGGGAATGTCTCAGCCTACGTCAGGGACAGCGATATTGCCATGCTTTATACGGTAACCGATCTCAACGGACTCAACCGTATTTCCCGTTCAGTCTTGTCTAATGCTGCAAATATGATGGCGGGCTCTGTCAATTATTTTACGCCATTGGCTGATATTCATAAACCCGCTTTAGGGTTAACGATGTTTGGTATGACGACGCCGTGCATTAATCAACTCACTACTGAGTTAAATACTCAATACGATTGCCTCGCTTTTCATGCTACCGGCAATGGTGGAACAAGCATGGAGAAATTAGCTAAGGACGGCGAATTGGTTTGTGTTTTAGATATTACATTAACAGAAATTGCCGATCTGTTATTTGGGGGTGTTTTGGGTTGTCCTGACACACGGTTAGACGTCATTGCAAAAAAAAATATTCCGTGGATCGGCAGTGCTGGTGCTTTGGACATGGTTAACTTTGGTGCAAAGGACACAGTTCCAGAACGCTACAGCAACAGGCTGTTTATTGAGCATAATTCTCAGGTGACATTGATGCGAACCACACCTGAAGAAAACTATCAGCTTGGTATCTGGATAGGGAATAAACTTAATAAGTGTGATGGACCTATTCGATTCATTATTCCGGAAGGCGGATTCTCTGCGCTAGATTGCCCTGAACAACCTTTTTATTTACCTGCATCAACACAGGCTTTCTGTCATGGATTAAAAAAAACAATAAAACAAACAGAATTGCGAAAAGTTATAAAAACACCTTTTCACATCAATTCACCACAATTTTGTGCTCTTGTAATACAACAATTCAAGGAAATTATAGGACTCCAGGGAATTCCTCATGAAGAAAAAATATAA
- a CDS encoding TetR/AcrR family transcriptional regulator, which translates to MILFDEENLSPVRRRTLERITHSALKLYREKKFPSPEEIANEAEYAKVTLRSYFSTHSDFVEYVVKQVIGSFVIPPMGDDAEENIEKLLRWGYEEIEANEALMRDALRISQLRWQESLSGEDNHKRPVLKKKSNRKETLSTALAPLKGQLKDDTIHKIIMLISVLYGTEAMTILKDTFGLENDGIINLTSWAAKLIVRQAINEELR; encoded by the coding sequence ATGATTCTGTTTGATGAAGAAAATCTGTCGCCAGTCCGGCGTCGTACCCTGGAACGTATCACTCATTCAGCTCTGAAGTTATATCGTGAAAAAAAATTTCCGTCTCCTGAAGAGATTGCTAATGAAGCTGAATATGCGAAGGTCACGTTGCGCAGCTACTTTTCAACCCACAGTGATTTTGTCGAATATGTTGTAAAACAAGTCATTGGATCATTCGTTATCCCCCCTATGGGCGATGATGCAGAGGAAAATATCGAGAAATTATTAAGATGGGGTTATGAAGAAATAGAAGCCAATGAGGCACTGATGAGGGATGCTTTACGTATTTCTCAGTTACGCTGGCAGGAATCTTTATCCGGTGAAGATAACCACAAACGACCTGTTTTGAAGAAAAAAAGTAACCGCAAAGAGACACTTTCTACGGCGTTAGCGCCGCTAAAAGGTCAGCTTAAAGATGACACAATACATAAGATTATTATGTTGATTTCAGTTTTATATGGTACAGAGGCTATGACTATTCTGAAAGACACTTTTGGTTTAGAAAACGACGGAATCATCAACTTAACGAGTTGGGCTGCCAAGTTGATTGTTCGGCAGGCCATTAATGAGGAGTTAAGATAA
- a CDS encoding CynX/NimT family MFS transporter encodes MNAPYTEIYNFWSIKSFIRLFLLWLAGAGTRLTILATPPIISDIHHDLNLTETQVGIISGLPAVLFAGTAILGSLLIARTSAIKTLILGLLITSLGSAFRGAADDIIIMYMATMITGLGVAFMQPALPSIVKDWFPKHIVIATAIYVNGLLLGGEVIPVAVTKSILLPMLGSWRLTYVFWAAITLIIAVFIYKLAPKNKHEIISINKNIKWVPEWNNIILWKLGLMMGCVNATYFATNFFIPRYLHETNFEDLTSISLVALNLGQIPASIILMMTSATVAKLRYPYLISGIGLIASFSSIMYFGTEYIVISSAFIGFFSAIVLILMLGLPSMISEPHEVHRSTSLMLTVGYTCAVITPVISGLSWDISGNPSYVFLPMMICSVILLISAIKKPIVNKVIKNKI; translated from the coding sequence ATGAATGCACCGTACACTGAAATATATAATTTTTGGTCAATAAAATCTTTTATAAGGCTATTTTTATTATGGCTAGCTGGTGCAGGAACGCGTTTGACAATATTGGCTACCCCACCCATCATTTCTGACATTCATCATGATCTAAATTTAACTGAAACTCAAGTTGGGATTATTTCTGGCTTGCCAGCAGTATTATTTGCAGGTACCGCAATTCTAGGCTCTCTATTAATTGCAAGAACGAGCGCAATAAAGACTCTTATCCTTGGTTTGCTGATTACCAGTTTAGGTTCTGCATTCCGTGGAGCCGCCGATGATATAATTATCATGTATATGGCGACAATGATAACAGGGTTGGGAGTTGCTTTTATGCAACCTGCATTACCTTCTATTGTGAAGGATTGGTTTCCAAAACATATTGTGATTGCGACGGCTATTTATGTTAATGGCCTTCTTCTTGGAGGAGAAGTTATTCCTGTTGCAGTGACAAAATCTATTTTATTACCTATGTTGGGATCTTGGCGACTTACATATGTTTTTTGGGCTGCGATAACATTAATAATTGCAGTTTTTATATACAAATTAGCACCTAAAAATAAACATGAAATAATATCGATAAATAAAAATATAAAGTGGGTGCCAGAATGGAATAACATTATATTATGGAAGTTAGGATTAATGATGGGATGTGTAAATGCAACATATTTTGCAACCAATTTTTTTATTCCACGTTACTTACATGAAACTAATTTTGAGGATTTAACATCTATTTCTTTGGTTGCTTTAAATTTAGGACAAATCCCTGCTTCTATTATTCTTATGATGACAAGCGCCACTGTAGCAAAACTACGATATCCATATTTGATATCAGGAATAGGATTAATTGCATCTTTTAGCAGCATTATGTACTTTGGTACTGAATATATAGTTATTAGTTCAGCATTCATCGGTTTTTTTTCTGCTATTGTTTTAATACTAATGTTAGGACTACCTAGTATGATTAGCGAGCCACACGAGGTACATAGATCTACTTCACTAATGTTGACAGTTGGTTATACTTGTGCAGTTATAACACCAGTAATTAGTGGTTTATCATGGGATATTTCAGGAAATCCAAGTTATGTATTTCTTCCTATGATGATATGTTCAGTCATCCTGCTTATTTCAGCAATAAAAAAACCAATAGTAAACAAAGTCATAAAAAATAAAATTTAA
- a CDS encoding MFS transporter yields MNSTIKLSVQDTIRFAKISSLHIKILFLCLSILILDGFDTALIGYIAPAIVDSWGISKTDLGIAMSSALVGLSVGAVTSGPISDKLGRKPVIVISVFMFGICSIATIFSTTVYQLSFWRLLTGIGIGAAMSNALTLISEYAPENRKSLMVNSVFCGFPFGAAMGGILGSFMIPKFGWESMLVIGGIIPILLVVPLIFILPESVLFLINKNKSEDKIKRICKKIVGENYNKIDFSRLKFIEKQKIKPINEILSHGHLSSTLLLWNAYFMGLLIFYVVTNWMPILIKDSGFELSYATILTALFPLGGGIGTIISGIIMDKLSPHKIVSFNYLITGILLFSIGYVDNIISLGILILLAGTTMNSAQASMGTIATLHYPTTSRATGVSWMLGIGRAGGILGAMFGAWLVQLGLGYRGVLMTLFIPSAIASISLLSLLMVLNNKKIKTFSS; encoded by the coding sequence ATGAATTCTACAATAAAGTTGAGTGTCCAAGACACAATTAGATTTGCAAAGATATCATCTTTGCATATCAAAATATTATTTTTATGTTTGAGCATTCTTATTTTAGATGGTTTCGATACTGCTCTGATCGGCTATATTGCTCCTGCTATTGTTGATAGTTGGGGGATTTCAAAAACAGACCTTGGAATTGCTATGAGTTCAGCATTGGTTGGTTTATCTGTGGGAGCTGTAACATCAGGTCCTATATCAGACAAACTAGGACGTAAACCTGTTATTGTAATTTCTGTTTTCATGTTTGGAATTTGTAGTATTGCAACGATATTTTCTACAACTGTTTACCAATTATCATTCTGGCGTTTATTAACCGGAATAGGTATTGGAGCTGCTATGTCTAATGCCTTGACATTGATTTCTGAATATGCACCAGAAAATAGAAAGTCACTTATGGTGAACTCTGTATTTTGTGGATTTCCCTTCGGAGCAGCTATGGGCGGTATTCTTGGCTCCTTCATGATTCCCAAGTTTGGTTGGGAGAGTATGCTAGTTATTGGCGGAATTATCCCTATACTTTTAGTTGTCCCACTTATTTTCATTCTTCCAGAATCAGTTTTATTCTTGATTAATAAAAACAAATCAGAAGATAAAATAAAGAGAATTTGCAAGAAAATAGTTGGTGAAAATTATAATAAAATAGATTTTTCAAGATTAAAATTTATCGAAAAGCAAAAAATTAAACCTATTAATGAAATTTTATCCCATGGACACTTATCATCAACTTTGCTTCTTTGGAACGCATATTTTATGGGATTATTAATATTCTATGTTGTCACAAATTGGATGCCTATACTTATCAAAGACTCTGGTTTTGAATTAAGTTATGCAACTATTTTAACTGCTTTATTTCCTTTAGGTGGTGGAATTGGGACGATAATATCAGGAATTATCATGGATAAGCTATCTCCTCATAAGATAGTATCATTTAACTATCTCATAACGGGTATTTTGCTCTTCTCTATAGGGTATGTTGATAATATAATCAGTTTAGGAATATTAATTCTCTTAGCCGGAACGACAATGAACAGTGCACAAGCATCTATGGGAACAATAGCTACACTTCATTACCCTACAACCTCCAGAGCTACAGGTGTATCGTGGATGCTTGGTATTGGTCGTGCAGGAGGGATATTAGGTGCGATGTTTGGAGCATGGCTAGTGCAATTAGGATTAGGCTATCGAGGGGTACTTATGACTTTATTCATTCCATCGGCTATTGCATCTATTTCATTACTTAGTTTACTCATGGTATTAAATAATAAAAAAATTAAAACATTTTCATCATAA